From Symphalangus syndactylus isolate Jambi chromosome X, NHGRI_mSymSyn1-v2.1_pri, whole genome shotgun sequence, the proteins below share one genomic window:
- the TGIF2LX gene encoding homeobox protein TGIF2LX: MEAAADGSAETQSLVEKDSPAKTQSPAQDTSTMSRNSADTGKVLALPEHTKKPKGYLPAESVKILRDWMYKHRFKAYPSEEEKQMLSEKTNLSLSQISNWFINARRRILPDMLKRRGNDPNIGHKTGEDAHATHLQSTDASVPAKSGPSGPENVQSLPVWPLPKGQMSGEKLPDPESAPSQNPTVIAQPKKKVKVSVTSPSSPEPVPPEEYPDFSSFQLLVDAAVQRAAELELEKKQEPNP, encoded by the coding sequence ATGGAGGCCGCTGCGGACGGCTCGGCTGAGACCCAAAGCCTGGTGGAAAAAGACAGCCCGGCGAAGACCCAAAGCCCAGCCCAAGACACCTCAACCATGTCGAGAAATAGCGCAGATACAGGTAAAGTTCTTGCTTTACCAGAGCACACTAAAAAGCCCAAGGGATACTTGCCAGCCGAGTCCGTTAAGATCCTCCGCGACTGGATGTATAAGCATCGGTTTAAGGCCTACCCTTCAGAagaagagaagcaaatgctgtCAGAGAAGACCAATTTGTCTTTGTCGCAGATTTCTAACTGGTTTATCAATGCTCGCAGACGCATTCTCCCGGATATGCTTAAACGGCGTGGAAACGACCCCAACATTGGCCACAAAACGGGCGAAGATGCCCATGCCACCCACCTGCAGAGCACCGATGCGTCTGTGCCGGCCAAGTCAGGGCCCAGTGGTCCAGAAAATGTCCAAAGCCTGCCCGTGTGGCCCTTGCCAAAGGGCCAGATGTCAGGAGAGAAGCTACCAGATCCGGAGTCGGCCCCTAGCCAGAACCCCACCGTGATAGCCCAGCCAAAGAAAAAGGTCAAGGTTTCTGTCACCTCCCCGTCTTCTCCAGAACCTGTGCCTCCAGAGGAGTACCCTGACTTCAGCAGCTTCCAGCTGCTTGTCGATGCAGCAGTACAAAGGGCTGCCGAGCTGGAGCTAGAGAAGAAGCAAGAGCCTAATCCATAA